From Rutidosis leptorrhynchoides isolate AG116_Rl617_1_P2 chromosome 3, CSIRO_AGI_Rlap_v1, whole genome shotgun sequence, a single genomic window includes:
- the LOC139897760 gene encoding phosphoglycerate kinase 3, cytosolic-like: MASAASPATFSLLHKTSTTTTTRNTPTVHLASRFLRSPVRGLGFAASTDPILSTRVASKLRSLKTAAKPIRDVVRMAKKSVGDLTPAELKGKKVFVRADLNVPLDDNNNITDDTRIRAAIPTIKHLISNGAKVILSSHLGRPKGVTPKYSLAPLVPRLSELIGIEVVKADDCVGPEVEKLVAALPEGGVLLLENVRFYKEEEKNDPSFAEKLASLADLYVNDAFGTAHRAHASTEGVTKFLKPSVAGFLLQKELDYLDGAVSNPKRPFAAIVGGSKVSSKIGVIESLLEKCDILLLGGGMIFTFYKAQGLSVGSSLVEEDKLELATTLLAKAKAKGVSLLLPTDVVIADKFAPDANSKVVPASAIPDGWMGLDIGPDSVKTFNDALETTKTVIWNGPMGVFEFDKFAVGTEAVAKKLAELSGKGVTTIIGGGDSVAAVEKVGVADVMSHISTGGGASLELLEGKILPGVDALDEALTTFSVTV, from the exons ATGGCTTCAGCTGCATCACCAGCTACCTTCTCACTCCTTCACAAAACTTCCACTACAACCACCACCCGTAACACCCCTACCGTTCATCTCGCCTCTCGTTTTCTACGTTCTCCCGTTCGTGGCCTTGGTTTTGCAGCATCAACCGATCCAATTCTGTCCACGCGTGTAGCTTCTAAACTTCGATCACTGAAAACCGCTGCTAAACCAATCAGGGACGTTGTTCGTATGGCCAAAAAGAGCGTTGGAGATCTTACTCCAGCTGAACTTAAAGGGAAGAAGGTGTTTGTTAGAGCTGATTTGAATGTACCtttggatgataataataatattactgatgaTACTAGAATTAGAGCTGCTATTCCTACCATTAAGCACTTGATCAGTAATGGTGCTAAAGTCATCCTTTCTAGTCATTTG GGTAGGCCAAAAGGTGTCACTCCTAAATACAGCTTGGCTCCTCTTGTTCCCAGACTATCCGAACTTATTGGCATAGAG GTTGTGAAGGCTGATGACTGTGTGGGCCCAGAAGTTGAGAAGTTAGTGGCTGCACTTCCTGAAGGTGGTGTTCTGCTTCTTGAGAATGTGAGATTCtacaaagaagaagaaaagaacGATCCGTCTTTCGCAGAGAAGCTTGCATCACTTGCAGATCTTTACGTTAATGACGCTTTTGGAACCGCACATCGAGCTCATGCTTCCACCGAGGGAGTCACAAAGTTCTTAAAACCATCTGTTGCTGGTTTCCTTTTACAAAAG GAATTGGATTATCTTGATGGAGCAGTTTCAAACCCAAAAAGGCCGTTTGCTGCTATTGTTGGTGGTTCAAAGGTGTCATCCAAGATCGGAGTTATCGAATCACTTTTGGAAAAATGTGATATATTGCTTTTAGGTGGTGGAATGATCTTCACATTTTACAAAGCACAAGGCCTATCAGTAGGATCTTCATTGGTTGAAGAAGACAAACTTGAGCTCGCAACTACACTCCTTGCAAAGGCTAAGGCCAAAGGAGTATCACTTTTGTTACCTACCGATGTGGTTATTGCTGATAAGTTTGCACCTGATGCAAACAGCAAG GTTGTGCCGGCATCTGCTATCCCAGATGGTTGGATGGGATTAGATATTGGACCGGACTCTGTTAAGACGTTTAATGATGCTTTGGAGACCACCAAAACTGTAATATGGAATGGACCTATGGGAGTGTTTGAGTTTGACAAATTTGCAGTTGGAACTGAG GCAGTTGCAAAGAAGTTAGCTGAACTAAGTGGAAAGGGTGTGACTACAATAATTGGTGGTGGTGATTCAGTTGCAGCAGTAGAAAAAGTTGGGGTGGCCGATGTGATGAGTCACATTTCAACGGGTGGTGGTGCGAGTTTGGAATTGTTGGAAGGCAAAATCCTCCCTGGTGTTGATGCTCTCGACGAAGCACTCACAACTTTTTCTGTTACTGTGTAA